From the genome of Drosophila melanogaster chromosome 2L, one region includes:
- the CG8349 gene encoding uncharacterized protein, which translates to MSEKRKLLQRYMRNLSDLQDELKRKELEKKMKELEMLQAKLARRQEQSGTKCAGGKIKNLRQKNLRKVLGKYMMTLEGFLCELARREARLNGDRGRASESENLPHPQMLEEYTVAFCAVGEDGRELLEAALSARRCAYAPYSKFKVGAAFRAKCGRIYAGCNIENVAFTPGNCAERCALAKGISEGEKKYTAGAVVAYHPDGFTTPCGVCRQFILEFIQNDIPIYIAKAPPPEQENCIPSIPDEAEVLVTSAYHLLPHSFNSFE; encoded by the exons ATGTCCGAAAAGCGGAAGCTCCTTCAGCGCTACATGCGGAACCTGAGCGACCTACAGGATGAGCTGAAGCGAAAAGAGCTGGAGAAGAAGATGAAGGAACTGGAAATGTTGCAGGCGAAGCTAGCTCGTCGCCAGGAGCAATCTGGCACCAAGTGCGCTGGCGGTAAGATCAAGAACTTGCGCCAGAAGAATCTTCGAAAGGTACTGGGAAAGTATATGATGACCTTGGAGGGATTTCTATGCGAGCTAGCACGCAGGGAGGCGCGTCTAAATGGCGACAGGGGTCGGGCTAGTGAATCCGAAAACCTGCCACATCCACAGATGTTGGAGGAGTACACAGTAGCGTTCTGTGCTGTTG GTGAGGATGGCCGGGAGCTGCTAGAGGCGGCTCTTTCTGCCCGTCGATGTGCCTATGCGCCCTACAGCAAATTCAAAGTGGGAGCAGCCTTCCGTGCGAAGTGCGGCAGGATCTACGCGGGCTGCAACATCGAGAACGTAGCTTTCACTCCAGGCAATTGTGCGGAGCGTTGTGCCCTGGCCAAGGGTATCAGCGAGGGCGAGAAGAAGTATACGGCGGGTGCTGTGGTAGCCTATCACCCAGATGGGTTTACCACACCTTGCGGAGTCTGCCGGCAGTTCATTTTGGAGTTCATCCAAAATGATATTCCTATCTACATTGCCAAGGCTCCGCCGCCGGAGCAAGAGAACTGCATTCCTTCAATTCCGGACGAAGCTGAAGTGCTGGTCACGTCCGCCTACCATCTGCTTCCCCACAGCTTTAACTCATttgaatga
- the CG8292 gene encoding uncharacterized protein — protein MDEFGVFDYKRPASATDPDWRTSYYRGHRHITDLRMGNKLNAKFTDKGIYVKDPLLSEKPTSECMANYVWQYNDPNALRNPSLNMKTQYMKPFEEGSLRFVKRKMKPISSVSHESYVLKELPEEQEILPVTMPTPVVATKLVIDRSEASFSKYLDPSSTTYNLSYVRWGPEDLCGGVAAHDNITYWNWTEKMPPIQKVSREEDPTMCDEGNTHNCPKRRCEFQNLTKRVPHSGMVTEVRANFTDPQFRRVEFDPEVKPILVHEEVTPFAEKSEYGIYGSGEPVIKYV, from the exons ATGGATGAGTTCGGCGTCTTCGATTACAAGCGCCCTGCCAGCGCTACAGATCCCGATTGGAGGACCTCGTACTATCGAGGGCATCGCCACATTACAGACTTGAGAATGGGTAACAAGCTGAACGCCAAGTTTACGGATAAGGGTATTTATGTAAAAGATCCGCTGCTGTCCGAGAAGCCGACTTCTGAGTGCATGGCCAACTATGTGTGGCAG TATAACGATCCCAACGCACTTAGAAATCCCTCGCTCAACATGAAAACACAGTATATGAAACCATTTGAGGAGGGTTCCCTTCGCTTTGTAAAGCGAAAGATGAAGCCCATTTCTAGTGTCAGTCATGAGTCGTATGTACTTAAGGAGCTGCCGGAGGAACAGGAAATATTGCCTGTAACAATGCCCACTCCGGTGGTAGCCACCAAGCTAGTCATCGACCGTTCGGAGGCGTCCTTTAGCAAGTACCTTGATCCCTCCTCCACCACATACAATCTGTCGTATGTGCGCTGGGGTCCCGAGGACTTGTGTGGCGGAGTAGCTGCCCACGACAATATTACATACTGGAATTGGACGGAGAAGATGCCGCCCATCCAGAAAGTGTCCCGCGAAGAGGATCCTACAATGTGTGACGAGGGTAATACGCATAATTGCCCAAAGCGACGCTGTGAGTTTCAAAACCTCACCAAACGAGTGCCGCATTCGGGAATGGTCACCGAGGTGCGCGCTAATTTCACGGATCCACAATTTCGAAGGGTTGAATTCGATCCAGAAGTTAAGCCCATACTCGTGCACGAGGAAGTCACTCCGTTTGCGGAGAAAAGCGAATACGGCATCTACGGATCGGGAGAACCAGTTATCAAATACGTTTAG
- the CG8353 gene encoding uncharacterized protein, isoform B, with translation MTHLTKNFARPEKNEEVVTFGSLDPSVQELLTAAFQVRQRAYVPYSGFKVGAAFRAKVDGKIFTGCNVENAAFTPGSCAERTAIAKAVSEGATEFLAGAVLAYEPNVFTTPCGVCRQFIREFANADIPIYVAQAIDARIAEKQELLQSDDPVMCTSIFNLLPSSFHTYRK, from the exons ATGACACATCTGACAAAAAATTTCGCACGTCCAGAAAAGAATGAGGAGGTTGTGACCTTCGGCAGTCTGG ATCCGTCGGTTCAAGAACTTCTGACAGCTGCTTTTCAAGTGCGCCAGCGGGCATACGTTCCATATAGTGGCTTCAAAGTTGGGGCTGCTTTTCGGGCCAAGGTCGATGGAAAGATCTTCACTGGCTGCAATGTGGAAAACGCCGCCTTTACGCCGGGCTCTTGTGCCGAGAGAACGGCCATTGCTAAGGCCGTAAGCGAAGGAGCCACCGAATTTTTGGCAGGTGCTGTTTTGGCCTACGAACCTAATGTATTCACCACTCCTTGCGGCGTTTGTCGTCAGTTTATACGCGAGTTTGCCAACGCGGATATACCCATATATGTGGCCCAGGCGATCGATGCGAGGATTGCTGAAAAGCAGGAACTTTTGCAGAGTGACGATCCCGTCATGTGCACCTCAATCTTTAATCTGTTGCCGAGCAGTTTTCACACCTATCGAAAGTAA
- the Snx6 gene encoding sorting nexin 6, isoform B: MMDGTDDSNLLNSPSTNNGATMEIASPTNPLATPPATGGAPAPSGATNGSGSATSPDSSSSAPATPAVLGENALHVEISDALSEKEKVKFTVHTRTTLPGFSKKDNNVVRQHEEFVWLHDRIEENDDYAGYIIPPCPPRPDFDASREKLQRLGEGEGNMTKEEFKKMKSELEAEYLATFKKTVAMHEVFLRRLASHPVFRVDQHLKVFLEYDQDLCAKPRKKMAIFGGFVKSLGKTTDEILLSATVRDVNDFFENELQFLTEYHGHLREAALRTEKMTQRHKDVGDSHQKISNALTQLSTTEKGNVETFVAKTAEIFERIKNLETRVASDQDLKLGDTLRYYQRDSDAAKALLIRRLRCLAAYEAANRNLEKARSKNKDVHAPLEVQEAETAQAEACEKFESMSACGKEELIGFRNRRVAAFKKSLVELSELEIKHAKTQYEYLRQSLLALKEIA; the protein is encoded by the exons ATGATG GACGGCACGGATGACTCAAATCTGCTTAACAGCCCCTCCACCAACAATGGAGCCACAATGGAAATCGCCTCGCCAACAAATCCACTTGCCACTCCACCAGCAACAGGCGGTGCACCCGCACCAAGTGGAGCCACAAATGGCAGTGGATCCGCCACATCGCCGGATAGCTCCTCCTCAGCCCCGGCCACGCCGGCAGTTCTAGGCGAGAACGCCCTGCATGTCGAGATCTCCGATGCGCTCAGCGAAAAGGAGAAGGTCAAGTTCACAGTGCACACCCGCACCACACTGCCGGGATTCTCAAAAAAGGACAATAACGTAGTGCGTCAGCACGAGGAGTTCGTCTGGCTACATGACCGTATTGAGGAGAACGACGACTATGCTGGCTACATT ATTCCGCCCTGTCCACCTCGTCCGGACTTCGATGCCTCCCGAGAGAAGCTGCAGCGTCTTGGCGAGGGCGAAGGCAACATGACCAAAGAGGAGTTCAAAAAGATGAAGTCAGAGCTGGAGGC TGAGTACCTAGCTACCTTCAAGAAGACGGTGGCCATGCACGAGGTTTTCCTGCGCCGCCTTGCTAGTCATCCCGTCTTTCGCGTCGATCAGCACTTGAAGGTTTTCCTGGAATACGACCAAGATCTGTGCGCTAAGCCACGCAAGAAGATGGCCATCTTTGGCGGCTTTGTCAAGTCCCTGGGCAAGACCACAGACGAGATCTTGTTGAGCGCCACGGTTCGGGATGTAAATGACTTCTTTGAGAACGAGCTGCAGTTCCTTACCGAGTACCACGGCCACTTGCGCGAGGCAGCACTCAGGACGGAGAAAATGACGCAACGCCACAAGGATGTAGGCGACTCGCATCAGAAGATTTCGAATGCGTTGACGCAGCTCTCGACTACGGAAAAGGGAAATGTGGAGACGTTTGTGGCCAAGACAGCGGAGATATTTGAAAGGATCAAG AATCTGGAAACCCGAGTGGCTAGCGATCAAGATCTCAAGCTGGGCGACACTCTGCGCTACTATCAGCGGGATAGCGACGCTGCCAAAGCTCTACTTATCCGGCGACTGCGGTGTTTGGCTGCTTATGAAGCGGCCAATCGAAACCTGGAGAAGGCTCGCTCCAAAAACAAGGATGTTCATGCG CCGTTGGAGGTGCAAGAG GCCGAGACTGCCCAGGCGGAGGCCTGTGAAAAATTCGAATCTATGTCTGCATGTGGAAAGGAGGAGTTGATCGGTTTCCGCAACCGACGGGTAGCTGCTTTCAAGAAGAG CCTCGTCGAGCTCTCAGAGCTGGAGATCAAGCATGCCAAGACGCAGTATGAATATCTGCGCCAATCACTGCTAGCGCTCAAAGAGATTGCCTGA
- the Snx6 gene encoding sorting nexin 6, isoform A encodes MMDGTDDSNLLNSPSTNNGATMEIASPTNPLATPPATGGAPAPSGATNGSGSATSPDSSSSAPATPAVLGENALHVEISDALSEKEKVKFTVHTRTTLPGFSKKDNNVVRQHEEFVWLHDRIEENDDYAGYIIPPCPPRPDFDASREKLQRLGEGEGNMTKEEFKKMKSELEAEYLATFKKTVAMHEVFLRRLASHPVFRVDQHLKVFLEYDQDLCAKPRKKMAIFGGFVKSLGKTTDEILLSATVRDVNDFFENELQFLTEYHGHLREAALRTEKMTQRHKDVGDSHQKISNALTQLSTTEKGNVETFVAKTAEIFERIKNLETRVASDQDLKLGDTLRYYQRDSDAAKALLIRRLRCLAAYEAANRNLEKARSKNKDVHAAETAQAEACEKFESMSACGKEELIGFRNRRVAAFKKSLVELSELEIKHAKTQYEYLRQSLLALKEIA; translated from the exons ATGATG GACGGCACGGATGACTCAAATCTGCTTAACAGCCCCTCCACCAACAATGGAGCCACAATGGAAATCGCCTCGCCAACAAATCCACTTGCCACTCCACCAGCAACAGGCGGTGCACCCGCACCAAGTGGAGCCACAAATGGCAGTGGATCCGCCACATCGCCGGATAGCTCCTCCTCAGCCCCGGCCACGCCGGCAGTTCTAGGCGAGAACGCCCTGCATGTCGAGATCTCCGATGCGCTCAGCGAAAAGGAGAAGGTCAAGTTCACAGTGCACACCCGCACCACACTGCCGGGATTCTCAAAAAAGGACAATAACGTAGTGCGTCAGCACGAGGAGTTCGTCTGGCTACATGACCGTATTGAGGAGAACGACGACTATGCTGGCTACATT ATTCCGCCCTGTCCACCTCGTCCGGACTTCGATGCCTCCCGAGAGAAGCTGCAGCGTCTTGGCGAGGGCGAAGGCAACATGACCAAAGAGGAGTTCAAAAAGATGAAGTCAGAGCTGGAGGC TGAGTACCTAGCTACCTTCAAGAAGACGGTGGCCATGCACGAGGTTTTCCTGCGCCGCCTTGCTAGTCATCCCGTCTTTCGCGTCGATCAGCACTTGAAGGTTTTCCTGGAATACGACCAAGATCTGTGCGCTAAGCCACGCAAGAAGATGGCCATCTTTGGCGGCTTTGTCAAGTCCCTGGGCAAGACCACAGACGAGATCTTGTTGAGCGCCACGGTTCGGGATGTAAATGACTTCTTTGAGAACGAGCTGCAGTTCCTTACCGAGTACCACGGCCACTTGCGCGAGGCAGCACTCAGGACGGAGAAAATGACGCAACGCCACAAGGATGTAGGCGACTCGCATCAGAAGATTTCGAATGCGTTGACGCAGCTCTCGACTACGGAAAAGGGAAATGTGGAGACGTTTGTGGCCAAGACAGCGGAGATATTTGAAAGGATCAAG AATCTGGAAACCCGAGTGGCTAGCGATCAAGATCTCAAGCTGGGCGACACTCTGCGCTACTATCAGCGGGATAGCGACGCTGCCAAAGCTCTACTTATCCGGCGACTGCGGTGTTTGGCTGCTTATGAAGCGGCCAATCGAAACCTGGAGAAGGCTCGCTCCAAAAACAAGGATGTTCATGCG GCCGAGACTGCCCAGGCGGAGGCCTGTGAAAAATTCGAATCTATGTCTGCATGTGGAAAGGAGGAGTTGATCGGTTTCCGCAACCGACGGGTAGCTGCTTTCAAGAAGAG CCTCGTCGAGCTCTCAGAGCTGGAGATCAAGCATGCCAAGACGCAGTATGAATATCTGCGCCAATCACTGCTAGCGCTCAAAGAGATTGCCTGA